The genomic stretch GCCGGAGCGGACAAACAGCCGCACCAGGGGGGCGAACAGGCGCGTCCAGGCGCCAGCGGCCATGGCCAGCCCGACGACCACCAGCAGCGCCCCGCCAAGCCGGGCGAGGGTCTGGTGGTGGTGGCGCGCCGGCTCCACCCCGGCGCCCCCCCGGGCGACCGCCCAGGCCAGCAGCAGGAAGGGGACGGCAAGGCCCGCGGCGTAGACGGCCAGCAACCCCGCGCCGGCCGCGGCGGCGCGGCTGGCCGCCGCGGTGGCCAGCAGCCCGGCCCGACGCACGGCGTCCAGCCCAGCGCGAACGCCGCCCCCAGCGCGCCGCGAGCAGGGACTCCCCGAGCCGTCCCGTTCATGGCGGCGCCGAGCCGGCGTCGGCGACCAGCCGCCGGTCGAGCGCTCGTCGCAGCTTGCGTTCGGAGAGCCTCCCGTACGAGAAGAGCTGGTCGTTGAGGAAGACGCCGGGCGGGAACGGCAGGCCAGCCTTGGCGAGCTCGCGGCCTCCCGGCGTGTTGAGGTCGACCACAGTCACCGCCAGGTCGTATTCGCCGGCGAGGCGCTTGAGGACCTGGTTGGCCTGCTCGCACAGGCGGCAGGCAGTTTGGGTGAGCAAGAGAATCTGGATGGTACTCATCGGGTGGTCTTGCCGAGTCCGGCGGTGAGGTCGGCGAGGAGTTGGTCGACGGGGACGTACATGGTGTAGTTGGGCGCGCCGCCGTAGTCGGCCCGCCAGCGGATCTGCCCGTCTGGGCCGACCAGCACGAACGTGTGGCCGTCGCGGCTGGTGCCCATCATCCCGTACTGGTTGGCCTGGTAGGCGCTTGAGACGCGCAGGTCGGGGTCGGCCAGCACCGGGCTGGTGAGGTGCTCGTCGGCGACCTTCTGTTTGAGCGCGTCGAGCGGGTTGGTGGTGATGCTGGCGACCTGGTCGATGCCGAGGGCGTGGAACTTGGCCTGGTTGGCTTCGATGTCGGTGAGCTGGTTCCAGCAGGGCTGGCAGCCGAGCCCTTCCTGGAAGTACAGCAGCACGGTCTTGCCCCGCTGGGCGCCCAGGTCGAAGGTGCCGTCGCCGGTGGTCGGGAGGCGCACCGGCGGGGCTGGCTGGCCGGGCCCTGGGCTGCCAACCTGGTAGCCGCCGCGGCCGGCCCCGCCGGTAGTGGTGTGCTGCTGCCCGGTGAGGAAGACGCCCACCAGGGCCACGAGGGCGAGGACGGTGATCCCGGCCGCCCACCACAGCCGTCGGCGTCCACGGGGCGGTTGGCGGCTGGCCGAGGGGCGGCGGGTCGCCTGCGGGCGTACGGTCGGCTTCGCCTCTGGGTTGCTCATCGGGAGGCCTCCTCGGGGTCAGGGGTGGCAGGGGACGACCCTTGGTCGTCGGGCGGCGGGGTGGGGAGCCAGCCGAGCTGGCGAAGCGCGCGCCGGACCAGCACGGCGACGCCGCTGGCCAGGAGCACGGCGATGACCCAGCCGGGCAGCCAGGCGAGCGCGCGGGTGGCCAGCGCGCCGGTGTGCTCCAGCTGGGCGGCCAGGCGCGCCTGCCAGCCGGTCGGAGTCGGCATCGGCTGGCCGGTCAGCCCCATCCACAGCGACCCGATCCCCATCGCGGCGAGCAGCAGCCCGGCGGTCAGCCCTGTCCCGGTGACGGTGCGGCGCATCGGGCCGAGCCGCCAGGTGACCGTGCGGGGGCGGAGCAGGCGCCGGGCGCGCGGCTCGTGGCGTTCCCAGACCAGGGACAGGGCGAACAGGGGCGCGAGCATCCCGGCCACATAGGCGGCGCCCAGGGCGAGGGCGAACCCGAACGAGGCGGCCACCCCCGACAGGGCGACAACCCCAGTTAGGACCGGCGCGCAGCA from Actinomycetes bacterium encodes the following:
- a CDS encoding cytochrome c biogenesis protein CcdA, with protein sequence MRRAGLLATAAASRAAAAGAGLLAVYAAGLAVPFLLLAWAVARGGAGVEPARHHHQTLARLGGALLVVVGLAMAAGAWTRLFAPLVRLFVRSGWPPI
- a CDS encoding glutaredoxin family protein; translation: MSTIQILLLTQTACRLCEQANQVLKRLAGEYDLAVTVVDLNTPGGRELAKAGLPFPPGVFLNDQLFSYGRLSERKLRRALDRRLVADAGSAPP
- a CDS encoding peroxiredoxin family protein, encoding MSNPEAKPTVRPQATRRPSASRQPPRGRRRLWWAAGITVLALVALVGVFLTGQQHTTTGGAGRGGYQVGSPGPGQPAPPVRLPTTGDGTFDLGAQRGKTVLLYFQEGLGCQPCWNQLTDIEANQAKFHALGIDQVASITTNPLDALKQKVADEHLTSPVLADPDLRVSSAYQANQYGMMGTSRDGHTFVLVGPDGQIRWRADYGGAPNYTMYVPVDQLLADLTAGLGKTTR
- a CDS encoding cytochrome c biogenesis protein CcdA, which produces LAGGDLRLPTPGRQATGRTGPAGVYGLGVFAGVTSACCAPVLTGVVALSGVAASFGFALALGAAYVAGMLAPLFALSLVWERHEPRARRLLRPRTVTWRLGPMRRTVTGTGLTAGLLLAAMGIGSLWMGLTGQPMPTPTGWQARLAAQLEHTGALATRALAWLPGWVIAVLLASGVAVLVRRALRQLGWLPTPPPDDQGSSPATPDPEEASR